From Cataglyphis hispanica isolate Lineage 1 chromosome 3, ULB_Chis1_1.0, whole genome shotgun sequence, a single genomic window includes:
- the LOC126848289 gene encoding serine/threonine-protein phosphatase 6 regulatory ankyrin repeat subunit A-like, whose product MNLDQQESVFKDFHDESPLLRAIFRGHVEAVRILLSQQEDVNWQDKEQRSLLHAAAYRGDTAIVELLLLNGAAVNSKDKKWLTPLHRACCLGNYNVVDILLRYKADANARDRSWQTPLHVAAANNAVQCVELLIPHLLNINVTDRGGRTCLHHAAYNGHLEMVQYLMQFDCVINASDKKDRRALHFAAYQRHNAIVKVLIDKGADVDVKDRDLYTPLHAAAASGNVECVRILINAGADIEAKNVYGNTPLHIACLNGCPLVIKALMANHVNLEAVNYRGQTAMHIAATSVHGVQCFKMLICEGLKVNVQSEDGRTPLHMTAIHGRFTRSKMLLDAGAFPDARDKNGNTALHIAAWFGFECLTTSLMESAASPATRNAQQRTPLHLSCLGGHIEVCRKLLQLDSRRIDARDIGGRTALHLAAFKGSVDCLDLLLSSGANFRLVDNDNRLALHHAASQGHYPCVFTLVGFGSDSNAQDVNGATPLHLAAAASNSNAESYKCVQYLLQHRANPHLRDKRGFTAIHYAVAGGNQAALEALLNAPSGNVATSSLGSGSTTGPEPPPLPALTPIHLAAYHGHDEILQLLLPLFPDTNIKEDSGKTPLDLAAYKGHKQCVELLLRFGALVSVQDSVMKRTPVHCAAAAGHADCLTLLLQNADDPNVVNRYDSKLRTPLTLAVANNHPECAMLLLRYKADCNLPDVNKHTPLFRAVINERDNQMVKLLLKHGARVAVQDANGKTPLHLAAACGRLYALAALVQADPTAAALKDDQGCTVLHWACYNGNSNCVEYLLNHNVYDSLEDNLFSAVHCAVYQGSAHCLDLLISKFGGQAVVAPKDSSCGLLHVAASAGSVECARLILNSVGPELAGLETTDYFGRTPLLCAAVNGQCNAIELLLEWKADVRAVDSSKNTALHLACQRRHSAAASLLLNWIESLGGPDVDKNISQQQRVAIINMTNKQQRTPLHLAARNGLVTITRRLLQLGASVVAVDAVGLTPALACAPNPAVAECLATILAAHGQNGETTQYSSSIQQTSEVYLNDRNGIDSQHSSDSEFY is encoded by the exons ATGAATCTTGACCAACAAGAATCTGTCTTCAAGGATTTTCACGACGAG tcTCCTTTATTGCGAGCCATATTTCGCGGACATGTGGAAGCAGTTCGTATATTGCTATCACAACAAGAGGATGTTAATTGGCAAGACAAGGAACAACGTTCTCTCTTACATGCAGCAGCATATAG agGAGATACCGCTATTGTAGAACTTCTCTTGTTAAATGGTGCAGCAGTTAATAGTAAAGATAAGAAATGGTTAACCCCCTTGCACAGAGCTTGTTGTTTGGGCAATTACAATGTGGTAGACATTTTACTGAGATATAAAGCAGATGCGAACGCCCGAGATCGTAGTTGGCAGACGCCTCTTCATGTAGCAGCAGCAAATAATGCTGTACAATGCGTAGAACTTTTAATACCgcacttattaaatattaatgtcactGATAG AGGCGGAAGAACGTGTCTTCATCACGCGGCATATAATGGGCATCTCGAAATGGTCCAATATCTGATGCAATTTGACTGTGTAATAAATGCTTCTGACAAGAAGGACCGTAGAGCTCTACATTTCGCGGCATACCAGAGACACAACGCAATTGTGAAAGTACTCATAGACAAGGGCGCCGACGTGGATGTTAAA GATCGAGATTTATATACCCCGTTACATGCAGCAGCCGCTTCTGGTAACGTAGAATGCGTGCGTATTTTGATCAACGCTGGCGCGGATATCGAGGCCAAGAACGTGTACGGAAACACTCCGCTGCATATCGCGTGTTTGAATGGATGTCCCCTTGTGATCAAGGCGCTCATGGCTAACCACGTGAATTTAG AGGCCGTGAATTATCGCGGACAAACCGCGATGCACATCGCTGCCACCAGCGTACACGGTGTTCAATGTTTCAAGATGCTTATATGCGAGGGATTGAAAGTAAACGTTCAATCGGAAGATGGCCGCACGCCGTTGCATATGACCGCGATCCACGGAAGATTTACGCGATCAAAAATGCTGCTCGATGCAGGAGCTTTTCCTGATGCGAGAGATAAGAACGGAAATACGGCTTTACATATCGCTGCTTG GTTTGGTTTCGAGTGCCTAACAACATCTTTAATGGAAAGCGCAGCATCTCCGGCTACGCGCAACGCGCAACAACGGACGCCTTTACATCTAAGTTGTCTAGGTGGACATATAGAA GTTTGTAGGAAACTATTGCAGCTCGATAGCAGACGAATCGACGCGCGAGACATCGGTGGCAGGACAGCTTTACATTTGGCAGCATTTAAG GGTTCCGTAGATTGCTTGGATTTGCTATTATCTAGCGGTGCCAACTTCCGCCTCGTCGATAACGATAATCGACTGGCTCTTCATCACGCTGCGAGTCAAGGACACTATCCTTGCGTCTTCACACTGGTCGGCTTCGGGAGCGACTCGAACGCTCAAGATGTGAATGGCGCCACGCCGTTGCATCTTGCCGCAGCAGCATCGAATTCGAACGCCGA ATCCTACAAGTGCGTGCAGTATTTACTGCAGCATCGAGCGAATCCGCATTTACGCGACAAGAGAGGTTTCACCGCAATCCACTACGCAGTGGCTGGCGGCAATCAAGCGGCGCTGGAAGCACTTTTGAATGCACCGTCGGGAAATGTGGCCACTTCTTCGCTCGGGTCAGGTTCTACAACTGGACCGGAACCGCCGCCTCTGCCTGCGCTCACTCCAATTCATCTCGCG GCGTATCACGGTCACGACGAAATCTTACAATTGCTTCTACCTCTATTCCCTGATACGAACATCAAAGAAGATAGTGGGAAAACGCCATTAGATTTGGCCGCTTACAAAGGCCACAAACAATGCGTCGAACTCTTGTTACGATTTGGTGCTTTGGTGTCAGTGCAG GATTCTGTTATGAAACGTACGCCTGTACATTGCGCCGCCGCGGCAGGTCACGCCGATTGTCTGACTCTTCTTTTGCAAAATGCGGACGATCCCAACGTGGTGAATCGTTACGATTCCAAGTTACGGACGCCCCTGACTTTGGCTGTAGCGAATAATCATCCGGAGTGCGCGATGCTGCTGCTGAGGTACAAGGCAGACTGCAATTTACCAGATGTCAACAAGCACACGCCGCTGTTTCGGGCTGTGATTAACGAGCGCGATAATCAGATGGTGAAATTGCTGTTAAAGCACGGTGCGCGAGTGGCTGTGCAAGACGCAAACGGTAAAACACCGTTACATTTGGCAGCGGCTTGTGGCAG acTATACGCTTTAGCAGCGCTCGTTCAAGCTGATCCGACCGCGGCTGCTTTGAAGGACGATCAGGGATGCACGGTGCTTCACTGGGCCTGTTACAACGGCAACTCTAATTGCGTCGAATATCTTTTGAATCATAATGTGTACGATTCCCTGGAAG ATAATCTGTTTTCCGCGGTACATTGCGCCGTGTATCAAGGTTCCGCGCATTGCTTAGACTTGCTGATCAGCAAATTCGGCGGACAAGCAGTCGTCGCTCCAAAAGATTCATCGTGCGGCCTGCTACACGTCGCGGCCAGTGCCGGGTCCGTTGAATGCGCGCGATTAATTCTGAACTCGGTTGGCCCGGAACTAGCAGGACTCGAAACGACTGATTACTTTGGACGGACGCCGCTTCTTTGCGCAGCCGTCAATGGACAATGCAACGCCATTG AATTGCTACTCGAGTGGAAGGCCGATGTACGTGCTGTCGACTCCAGTAAGAATACGGCATTACACTTGGCATGCCAGAGACGACATTCCGCCGCGGCGTCGCTGCTTCTAAACTGGATCGAGTCGCTTGGCGGTCCCGACGTTGACAAGAACATATCGCAACAGCAACGAGTAGCTATTATCAATATGACTAACAAACAGCAAAGAACGCCGTTACATTTGGCGGCGAGAAATGGTCTCGTCACa ATTACTCGTCGGTTATTGCAATTAGGCGCCAGCGTCGTGGCTGTTGATGCCGTAGGACTTACACCCGCGTTAGCCTGCGCCCCGAATCCGGCAGTGGCCGAGTGCTTAGCTACTATTCTCGCCGCTCATG GTCAAAATGGAGAAACCACGCAGTACTCATCATCTATTCAGCAAACGTCGGAGGTATATCTGAATGACCGAAATGGCATAGACTCGCAACACAGTTCCGATTCGGAATTTTACTGA